A genomic window from Gossypium hirsutum isolate 1008001.06 chromosome D12, Gossypium_hirsutum_v2.1, whole genome shotgun sequence includes:
- the LOC107947186 gene encoding caffeic acid 3-O-methyltransferase: MGSIGETQMTPTQVSDEEANLFAMQLASASVLPMVLKSAIELDLLEIMAKAGPGAFLSPKEVASKLPTTNPDAPVMLDRILRLLASYNVLTCSLRTLPDGKVERLYGLGPVCKFLTKNEDGVTLSALSLMNQDKVLMESWYYLKDAVLDGGIPFNKAYGMTAFEYHGTDTRFNKVFNRGMSDHSTITMKKILDTYDGFQGLKTLVDVGGGTGATLSMIVSKYPTIKGINFDLPHVIEDAPSCPGVEHVGGDMFVSVPKGDAIFMKWICHDWSDEHCAKFLKNCYEALPDNGKVIVAECILPDYPDPSLATKLVVHIDCIMLAHNPGGKERTAKEFKALATGAGFQGFQIKCSAFGTNIMEFLKSV; the protein is encoded by the exons ATGGGTTCAATCGGTGAAACTCAAATGACACCCACCCAAGTCTCAGATGAGGAAGCCAACTTATTCGCTATGCAACTTGCCAGTGCATCAGTTCTCCCCATGGTCCTCAAATCAGCCATTGAACTTGACTTGCTGGAGATCATGGCCAAAGCTGGTCCAGGTGCTTTCTTGTCCCCAAAAGAAGTGGCTTCCAAGCTCCCCACCACCAACCCTGATGCACCCGTCATGCTGGACCGTATCTTGCGTCTCCTGGCTAGCTACAACGTCCTCACTTGCTCCTTGCGTACCCTTCCTGATGGCAAAGTGGAAAGACTCTATGGCCTTGGCCCTGTCTGCAAATTCTTGACCAAGAACGAAGATGGTGTCACTCTTTCCGCCCTTAGTCTCATGAATCAAGACAAGGTCCTTATGGAGAGCTG GTACTACTTGAAAGATGCTGTGCTGGATGGTGGAATTCCATTCAACAAGGCCTATGGTATGACTGCATTTGAGTACCATGGCACTGATACTAGATTCAACAAGGTTTTCAACAGGGGAATGTCTGATCACTCTACCATCACCATGAAGAAGATTCTCGATACATATGATGGTTTCCAAGGACTAAAAACATTGGTCGATGTTGGCGGTGGTACCGGTGCCACGCTTAGCATGATCGTCTCTAAGTACCCCACCATAAAAGGCATTAACTTCGATTTGCCTCATGTCATTGAGGATGCTCCTAGCTGTCCTG GTGTGGAGCATGTTGGTGGAGACATGTTTGTAAGTGTACCAAAAGGAGATGCCATTTTCATGAAG TGGATATGTCATGATTGGAGCGACGAACACTGCGCCAAGTTTTTGAAGAACTGCTATGAAGCTTTGCCAGACAACGGGAAAGTGATTGTTGCCGAATGCATTCTTCCTGATTACCCCGATCCTAGCCTTGCCACGAAGTTGGTTGTCCATATTGATTGCATCATGTTGGCTCACAACCCTGGTGGGAAAGAGAGGACCGCAAAGGAATTCAAGGCACTAGCAACGGGtgcgggatttcaaggcttccaAATCAAATGCTCCGCTTTTGGCACCAACATCATGGAGTTTCTCAAAAGTGTTTGA